One window of Chryseobacterium indologenes genomic DNA carries:
- a CDS encoding YqgE/AlgH family protein has translation MNHSYKGKILISTPDISGDIFSRSVVLVIEHNESGAFGLILNKKNSQMSSKFKDFFDFKIEVYDGGPVENDKVFFIVKGKRVTEIYTDITDEYYLTEDIERIINAVLSSELDIEHIKIFSGYSGWSPGQLDTEVQRKMWTVVDVYNLDYTLPNDQTLWKSIMQNLGGEFLLWANSPEDISLN, from the coding sequence ATGAATCACTCATACAAAGGTAAAATATTAATCTCGACACCTGACATTTCCGGCGATATTTTTTCAAGATCGGTAGTGCTGGTTATTGAACATAACGAAAGTGGTGCATTTGGTTTGATCCTGAATAAAAAGAACAGCCAGATGAGCAGCAAGTTCAAAGATTTTTTTGACTTTAAAATTGAGGTGTATGACGGAGGTCCTGTAGAGAACGACAAAGTGTTTTTTATTGTAAAAGGTAAAAGGGTTACTGAGATCTATACAGACATCACAGATGAATATTATCTTACAGAAGATATTGAACGTATCATCAATGCTGTTTTGAGCAGCGAACTGGATATTGAGCACATCAAAATATTTTCAGGGTATTCCGGATGGTCTCCGGGTCAGCTTGACACTGAAGTTCAAAGAAAAATGTGGACGGTAGTAGATGTGTATAATCTGGACTATACGCTTCCAAACGATCAAACTCTCTGGAAATCTATTATGCAGAATCTTGGTGGTGAATTTCTTCTTTGGGCCAATTCTCCTGAAGACATTTCACTGAATTAA
- a CDS encoding N-acetylmuramoyl-L-alanine amidase family protein: MKGITLLALSIFSTAFLSFTPINKKYIVIDAGHGGNDFGATHGEIREKNISLSVAKEIQKINESQDKYEIILTRDSDTYPSLSERTAQINKLNPEMVISLHVNSSPEQERSDNGFEVYVQNSDVSKELAGKIYKKFNARKISESNLHILRETKAPAVLVELGFINNSENRNYITSEKGQKEIAQKFVEIINEY, translated from the coding sequence ATGAAAGGTATTACATTACTTGCTTTATCAATATTTTCTACCGCATTTTTATCATTTACTCCCATTAACAAAAAATATATTGTCATAGATGCCGGTCATGGCGGAAATGATTTTGGGGCTACGCATGGTGAAATTCGTGAAAAAAATATATCGTTAAGTGTTGCGAAGGAAATCCAGAAGATCAATGAAAGCCAGGATAAATATGAAATTATTCTGACAAGGGATTCTGACACGTATCCTTCACTTTCTGAAAGAACAGCTCAAATCAATAAACTTAATCCTGAAATGGTCATTTCACTCCATGTCAACTCCTCTCCTGAACAAGAGAGATCTGATAACGGTTTTGAGGTGTATGTTCAAAATTCTGATGTTTCAAAGGAACTTGCGGGAAAAATTTATAAGAAATTCAATGCCCGTAAAATATCGGAGAGCAATCTTCATATTTTAAGAGAAACTAAAGCCCCTGCCGTATTGGTAGAACTTGGATTCATCAATAATTCTGAAAACAGAAATTATATAACAAGTGAAAAAGGGCAGAAAGAAATCGCACAGAAATTTGTTGAAATCATCAACGAATACTAA
- a CDS encoding aminotransferase class IV: MENQYFTSDELNVKNRAFLWGDSVKVSFFVRNGGLIMDEECYFFLMASMRKMRMNIPLTYTLEFFQTLFQKEIIEGKGVKNGIINFQVFRNNDGVTLAKSSVSYFYEVSEMADVLSVHQRPLELDLIKEINVNNNLLSNIRVHCPENIYGAIYAQENDLDDVILLNPNKRIARTTAGNLLFLEGDVIKVPKQTEGAYISPLMENFVTFLHKNNLADIQEHEIIAFESQKAEEILMISEEKGIFSVGKIRNKTFENSRFSELVENWKKSFNQ, encoded by the coding sequence TTGGAAAATCAATATTTTACATCAGACGAGTTAAATGTAAAGAACAGAGCCTTCCTTTGGGGCGACTCAGTGAAAGTTTCTTTCTTTGTAAGAAATGGTGGATTGATCATGGACGAAGAATGCTATTTTTTCCTGATGGCTTCCATGAGAAAGATGAGAATGAATATTCCTTTAACGTACACTCTGGAGTTTTTCCAGACTCTTTTTCAAAAAGAAATTATTGAAGGTAAAGGAGTAAAGAACGGAATTATCAATTTCCAGGTGTTCAGGAATAATGACGGCGTAACATTGGCAAAATCTTCTGTTTCCTATTTTTACGAAGTTTCAGAAATGGCGGATGTGCTGTCAGTTCATCAAAGACCTTTAGAATTGGATTTGATTAAAGAAATTAACGTTAATAACAACCTTCTGAGCAATATCAGAGTTCACTGCCCGGAAAATATCTACGGAGCGATCTATGCCCAGGAAAACGACCTTGATGACGTTATTCTTCTTAACCCCAACAAAAGGATAGCACGTACTACTGCCGGAAATCTTCTTTTTTTAGAAGGGGATGTTATTAAAGTACCCAAGCAGACTGAAGGAGCTTACATTTCTCCTTTGATGGAAAACTTTGTTACTTTTTTACATAAAAATAACCTTGCTGATATTCAGGAACACGAAATTATCGCATTTGAATCTCAGAAAGCTGAAGAAATTTTAATGATTTCTGAAGAAAAAGGTATATTTTCTGTAGGTAAGATTAGAAATAAGACTTTTGAAAACTCCCGCTTCTCAGAATTAGTAGAAAACTGGAAGAAAAGTTTTAATCAATAA
- a CDS encoding START-like domain-containing protein yields MAKHKVHYEFPMHCLSEILYEYLATAEGLSEWFADEVTEKGDDFFFSWGGGPAEKATLIRYKPEGFVRFRWEEDEGTKNFFEMTITIDDITEDLALNITDFCEEGDEEENAMYWENLIENLRIKLGAA; encoded by the coding sequence ATGGCGAAACATAAAGTCCATTACGAATTTCCAATGCACTGTTTATCAGAGATTTTATATGAATATCTGGCGACTGCAGAGGGATTGTCTGAATGGTTTGCGGATGAGGTAACAGAGAAAGGCGATGATTTCTTTTTTAGCTGGGGTGGAGGACCTGCTGAGAAGGCCACTTTGATCAGATATAAGCCTGAAGGTTTCGTGCGTTTCAGATGGGAAGAAGATGAAGGAACAAAAAATTTCTTTGAAATGACAATCACAATTGATGATATTACAGAAGATCTTGCTTTAAATATTACAGACTTCTGTGAAGAAGGTGATGAAGAGGAAAATGCAATGTATTGGGAAAATCTTATCGAAAACCTGAGAATAAAACTAGGTGCGGCATAA
- a CDS encoding aspartate aminotransferase family protein, protein MHKDFFIYQAQTTKFAAGFEVEKAEGSYIYGTDGKKYLDFVAGVSANTLGHSHPKIVNAIKEQADKYLHVMVYGEYAQEKPVALCRLLAEATPEPLEVTYLVNSGAEAIDGSLKLAKRYTGREEIVSFKDSYHGNTHGALSVSGNETHKREFRPLLPMVSFIEFNNEKDLDKITEKTACVILETIQGAAGFLVPDKDYLIKLKRRCEEVGALLILDEIQPGFGRTGKLFSFEHFGIVPDILVMGKGMGGGVPVGAFMSSREIMESLSHSPKLGHITTFGGNPLIAAASYATLKEVLDSGLMNEVEEKEKLFRELLVHPKIKNINGKGLMLAVNLGTPEYTLEVAKKCMEKGLIVFWQLYRNEYLRISPPLTLSKDEIKEGCQIILDILNEN, encoded by the coding sequence ATGCATAAAGATTTTTTTATATATCAGGCTCAAACCACAAAATTTGCGGCAGGTTTTGAAGTTGAAAAAGCAGAAGGAAGCTATATTTACGGTACAGACGGAAAAAAATACCTTGACTTTGTAGCAGGAGTTTCTGCCAATACGCTGGGACATTCACATCCTAAGATCGTAAATGCGATCAAAGAACAGGCAGATAAATATCTTCACGTAATGGTGTATGGCGAATATGCCCAGGAAAAGCCAGTAGCTTTATGCAGGCTGCTTGCAGAAGCTACTCCGGAGCCTTTAGAAGTTACCTACCTTGTAAACAGTGGTGCCGAGGCCATTGACGGAAGTCTGAAGCTGGCAAAACGATATACGGGCAGAGAAGAAATTGTTTCCTTTAAAGACTCTTATCACGGAAATACCCATGGTGCTTTGAGTGTTTCAGGAAATGAAACCCATAAAAGAGAATTTCGTCCCTTATTGCCGATGGTTTCTTTCATTGAATTTAACAATGAAAAAGACCTCGATAAGATCACAGAGAAAACAGCTTGTGTTATCCTTGAGACCATTCAAGGGGCAGCAGGATTTCTGGTTCCTGATAAAGACTATCTGATCAAACTGAAGAGAAGATGTGAAGAAGTGGGAGCGCTTTTGATTTTAGATGAAATCCAACCCGGATTTGGAAGAACAGGAAAGTTATTTTCTTTTGAACACTTTGGAATTGTTCCGGATATCCTGGTAATGGGTAAAGGAATGGGAGGAGGAGTTCCTGTAGGAGCTTTTATGAGTTCCAGAGAAATCATGGAAAGCTTATCACATTCACCAAAGCTTGGTCATATTACTACTTTTGGAGGAAACCCGTTGATTGCAGCCGCAAGTTACGCTACTTTAAAAGAAGTGCTGGACAGTGGGCTGATGAATGAAGTGGAAGAAAAAGAAAAACTGTTCAGAGAACTTTTAGTTCACCCTAAAATTAAAAATATCAATGGTAAAGGTCTAATGCTTGCCGTGAATCTCGGAACACCGGAATATACACTCGAAGTGGCAAAAAAATGTATGGAAAAAGGGCTTATTGTTTTCTGGCAGCTGTACAGAAATGAATACCTGAGAATTTCTCCGCCTCTTACATTATCTAAAGATGAAATCAAAGAAGGATGTCAGATTATTCTTGATATCCTGAACGAAAATTAA
- a CDS encoding OstA-like protein, whose protein sequence is MRIILFLLIFISTLNFAQDKTPVKRDPYLQAPSPAQPKQMRPEDKVKIIHADEIKKDPEKYDGNQYFTGHVQIEHQGSILTADEVVLYNEENFVKAIGNTRLQNTDGSVITAGEMEYDANTQKGVARKNVVLTDPKQTIKTDILYYDRLANQAYFNTGGTISDGQNVTYAKVGTYFLNTRVVDLTGNVKIETPQYIIDGPNIKQNQNTKIADFNGPTTITSKTNPRNRIYTERGTYKMDSKEAYLTKNSRIFYNEKILTGDDMYYNQISGFGKATGNVTLDDPKERRYIKGGYGEIFEKKDSAMMTKNPYAVKVMEKDSIYFAAEKIISYQKPDSLDIKVKKSYLRAFKKARIYKSNAQGRADSIAFNETDGIMHMYTSPILWSGEKQVTGDKVEAYFNTKTEDIDSLKVIGNAFAISKVDSLNLKDEFNQVKGKFMTVYYEKNDIKEARVVGNAQSIVYVDDTDQETKKPERIGITLSTCGIIGALFEERALQIISCSIGANSDTYPMSKIEPARRKFPDFNWNTKDRIRKWQDILVDSPNNEEIQYTADSELFDKAQKAIDDEKAKEEAKKPKRTRK, encoded by the coding sequence ATGAGAATAATCCTTTTTCTGCTAATCTTTATTTCTACGCTCAACTTTGCGCAGGATAAAACTCCTGTGAAGAGAGATCCTTATTTGCAGGCTCCTTCACCGGCTCAGCCCAAACAGATGAGACCTGAAGATAAAGTAAAGATCATCCATGCGGACGAGATCAAGAAAGACCCTGAAAAGTACGACGGAAACCAGTATTTTACCGGTCATGTTCAGATTGAACATCAGGGCTCCATTCTTACCGCAGATGAAGTTGTCCTGTATAATGAAGAAAACTTTGTAAAAGCAATAGGTAATACAAGGCTTCAAAATACAGATGGCTCAGTAATTACAGCAGGAGAAATGGAATACGATGCCAATACCCAAAAAGGTGTTGCCAGAAAAAACGTGGTCTTAACCGACCCTAAACAAACCATAAAGACAGATATTCTGTATTACGACAGACTGGCTAACCAGGCTTATTTTAATACAGGAGGAACTATTTCTGATGGTCAGAATGTAACCTATGCCAAAGTGGGAACTTACTTCCTCAATACAAGAGTTGTTGATCTTACCGGAAATGTAAAGATCGAAACACCTCAGTATATTATAGATGGTCCCAACATCAAGCAGAATCAGAATACTAAAATTGCAGATTTTAATGGTCCTACAACCATTACCAGCAAAACCAATCCCCGAAACAGAATCTATACTGAAAGAGGAACCTATAAAATGGATTCCAAGGAGGCTTATCTAACCAAAAACTCCAGGATCTTTTATAATGAGAAAATCCTTACCGGTGATGATATGTACTACAATCAGATTTCCGGATTTGGTAAGGCAACAGGAAATGTAACCCTTGATGATCCAAAAGAAAGAAGATATATAAAAGGAGGGTATGGAGAGATTTTTGAGAAAAAAGATTCTGCAATGATGACGAAAAACCCTTATGCCGTAAAAGTGATGGAAAAAGATTCCATTTATTTTGCTGCAGAAAAAATTATCTCTTATCAAAAACCGGATTCATTGGATATTAAAGTAAAGAAAAGCTATCTCAGAGCCTTTAAAAAAGCCCGTATTTATAAATCCAATGCACAGGGAAGAGCAGATTCTATTGCTTTCAATGAAACAGATGGAATCATGCATATGTATACAAGTCCGATTCTGTGGAGCGGTGAAAAACAGGTTACAGGTGATAAAGTAGAAGCTTACTTTAATACCAAGACAGAAGATATAGACTCATTAAAAGTAATCGGAAATGCCTTTGCCATCAGTAAAGTTGATTCACTCAATCTAAAAGATGAATTCAACCAGGTAAAAGGAAAATTCATGACGGTTTACTATGAGAAAAATGATATTAAAGAAGCCAGAGTCGTTGGAAATGCTCAGTCTATTGTCTATGTAGATGATACCGATCAGGAAACCAAAAAACCGGAAAGAATAGGAATTACCCTTTCTACCTGCGGAATTATCGGAGCATTGTTTGAAGAAAGAGCTCTGCAGATTATTTCATGCAGTATTGGAGCAAATTCAGACACCTATCCGATGAGCAAAATAGAACCTGCACGAAGGAAGTTCCCCGATTTTAACTGGAATACGAAAGACCGGATCCGGAAATGGCAGGATATCCTTGTAGACAGCCCGAACAACGAGGAAATACAATATACCGCTGATAGCGAACTCTTCGATAAAGCTCAGAAAGCAATTGATGATGAAAAAGCCAAAGAAGAAGCTAAAAAGCCGAAAAGAACCAGAAAATAA
- a CDS encoding Fur family transcriptional regulator, producing MDTVQKEKNIALIKDVLRNYLLEKGFRNTPERYTILEEIYNMDHHFNVDDLYLLMMQKKYHVSKATIYNTIEIFLDAGLIRKHQFGEKTLTSSSYEKSYFDKQHDHLVIYKKDSDKEIEEIIEFCDPRIQGIKEAIEEAFGVKIDSHSLYFYGTKND from the coding sequence ATGGATACAGTACAAAAAGAAAAAAATATAGCTTTGATCAAGGATGTTTTGAGAAACTACTTATTAGAAAAAGGGTTCAGAAACACACCTGAAAGATATACGATATTAGAAGAGATTTATAATATGGATCATCACTTCAACGTTGATGATCTGTATCTTCTGATGATGCAGAAGAAATATCATGTTTCCAAAGCAACGATTTACAACACTATTGAGATTTTCCTTGATGCAGGTTTGATCCGTAAGCATCAGTTCGGAGAAAAGACATTGACCTCTTCATCTTATGAGAAGTCTTATTTTGACAAACAGCATGACCACCTGGTGATCTACAAAAAAGACTCTGATAAAGAGATTGAAGAAATTATTGAATTCTGCGACCCAAGAATCCAAGGAATCAAAGAAGCCATTGAAGAAGCATTTGGCGTAAAAATTGATTCTCATTCGCTATATTTCTATGGCACTAAGAATGACTAA